The Acidobacteriota bacterium genome contains the following window.
GATGGATAACTCCACCGTCTCGTCGAATTTTGCGTATTTCAATTTCTGGACGAGCGGTACCGCTTCGTCAATCGTCAGGGACCGCTGCGGCACCTGCGCCTTCGAAGCGGCGAACTTCTTGCCTACTCTTCGCATGGACTCCTCCGTGGTCCCAACGGGCCTCTAGTGCAGGCCCTCCCACCAGGGGTGCCGGCCGGTTCTGGCCTCTGGCACCGGGGTTCTGCCTAGTGCTTCGACTCGCCAATACGCGTGCGTATTCTTGCGAGACCATCTAGCGAAAAATGCTCGCTCAGCACTAGGCCCTGAGTGAACACGTTTGTCACCGCACTCATGAATCGAAGGGCCTAGATGACGTCCAGGCCCATCGACCGGGCTGTCCCAGCCACCGTCTTCATCGCCGACTCGATCGATTCGCAGTTGAGATCGGGCATCTTCGACTTGGCGATGTCCTCGACCTGCTTGGCCGTGACCGTGCCCACCTTCGTCTTGTTGGGCACCGCCGATCCCTTGGCGATATTGGCCGCCCGCTTGAGCAACACCGACGCTGGCGGCGTCTTGGTGATGAAGCTGAAGGTGCGGTCGGCGAAGATCGTCACGAGCACCGGG
Protein-coding sequences here:
- the rplK gene encoding 50S ribosomal protein L11 → MAKKVQAVVKLQIPAGKATPAPPVGTALGPHGVNIMGFCKDFNAKTASQEGLIIPVLVTIFADRTFSFITKTPPASVLLKRAANIAKGSAVPNKTKVGTVTAKQVEDIAKSKMPDLNCESIESAMKTVAGTARSMGLDVI